The Chryseobacterium sp. G0186 genome includes the window CTTTTTCCAGGTAAAAAGATGCTGAATATACGCTGCATGGGTCGTTGTGAGCGCTGCAGGCAGCTGCGTCATTACATTCATGGTATAGAAATCTGTGCCTTGGTGATTTTGAGCGCCGGGGCTTAGATCAAAAGGGGTAACGTTGGCTTTGGGTACTGTGATTCCGTTGTAGACAGTTGTTTGATAACGGTCTGCTTTAGCGGGATCATAGGAAGATGCTACAGAACCGTCCTTCAGTAGAAACCCTCTTGCAGCATTTTGCTGACCATCTTTCCGCTTTTCCCAGATCTGACCATCGTATCCAATGAGGGTCTGATGATTTACCTGTCTGGTTTTAAAATTAAAATTAAAGTAGGCATTTATATTGTCTGTAGCCCAGTTTTGCTTTCTTTGTACAAATTGCATCATTGCGAGATTTGAAACGGCTTTGTTTTCAATATCAGGGACAAAAGCACCGGTAGTACGATGTTCCTGCAGATCTTCTTTCCACAGCTGTTTCATGTAGGAAGCACTGAAGCTGATATGCTTATTGAAATGTCTGACAAAATTCCCCATAATGATCAGTTCTTTGGTTTTAAAAAAATCATCCGGGGCTCCAAGATTCAAGCTTTTTGGGGTACTGTTAATATCGGTCTTTCCTGCAACAGCCCCAAAAATAGGTTGCCCTCTATCAAGATTGCCATTGAGGTTATTAAAGATCATTTCAATATTTACAGACGTTTTTTCATTTGGAATATAGGTGATGGATGGAGAGATCAGGATTCCGCTGTTATTGATATAATCCCTGAAAGATCGGGCATTTTGATACGCCCCATTGAAGCGGTAAAGTAATGTTTTGCTCTTGTTTAAAGGTCCCGTAAGATCTGTTGTAACCCGATGGGTGTCAAAACTTCCACCTGTAAGGCTTATTTCATGTCGGGAATCTGTCAAAGGTTTTTTGGTCACCATATTAATAGTTCCTCCGGGGTCTACACTGGACATGGTTATGCTTGCAGGACCTTTGAAAACCTCTACACGTTCTATATTGGAAGTCATGGGCTGTAGAAAATAATACTGTCTTGTTCTCATTCCGTTAATGATTTGACCTTCCTCATTTTGACTGATGCCCCGGATGTTATATTGGTTATAATAACTTGAGGGAGAAACACCACTTACATTTTTCAGGACATCACCCAGCTGAAATGCCTGGCGGTCATTGATAAATTCCTTTGTAATTGTATTAAGCGTTAAAGGAAGATCCATGTTCTTCATCGCTATTTTAGTGGCTGCAAAAGAATAGTCAGAAATATAGTTTTTTGATTTTCTGCCGATTACTTCAAC containing:
- a CDS encoding TonB-dependent siderophore receptor gives rise to the protein MYINPFNYREVVLMTSSKTLQLSVLGALFSSSFLQAQSLHKDSTGVKLQTVEVIGRKSKNYISDYSFAATKIAMKNMDLPLTLNTITKEFINDRQAFQLGDVLKNVSGVSPSSYYNQYNIRGISQNEEGQIINGMRTRQYYFLQPMTSNIERVEVFKGPASITMSSVDPGGTINMVTKKPLTDSRHEISLTGGSFDTHRVTTDLTGPLNKSKTLLYRFNGAYQNARSFRDYINNSGILISPSITYIPNEKTSVNIEMIFNNLNGNLDRGQPIFGAVAGKTDINSTPKSLNLGAPDDFFKTKELIIMGNFVRHFNKHISFSASYMKQLWKEDLQEHRTTGAFVPDIENKAVSNLAMMQFVQRKQNWATDNINAYFNFNFKTRQVNHQTLIGYDGQIWEKRKDGQQNAARGFLLKDGSVASSYDPAKADRYQTTVYNGITVPKANVTPFDLSPGAQNHQGTDFYTMNVMTQLPAALTTTHAAYIQHLFTWKKFKILSGIRHEWFKDTTHFKEADEASFSNSKFLYRLGITYSLTDHINLYGTYLTGYQPQSNTVTLMPNTGRFTGSESAARFKPLTSDLKEIGIKGRLFGKISASFAVYEINQRNILINANNPAEPDELIQRGADRSRGFEAEFTGYILPQWHIYAGYSYIDAKILDDTNSSLIGKRKENTSKNSVNLWTRYNFSKDSLFSDFGIGLGMLYQSSKVPWFTRGFEIPAYTTLDAALYYTFLQSKVQLALNVNNLTNTSYWVGAQNYLRLFPGAPINYSITATYKF